CTGGAGCGTGTCGGTGATGACGCCCATGAGCGCGTCCTCGGGCAGCAGCTCCTGGAGGATGCGCAGCGCCCAGGACGTGGCCTGATCGCTCGTCTTGAGGAAGGCGCTCACCGGCGCGACGGCGTCCTGGCCGAAGTGCTTGATCAGCTCGAAGGTGTGCTCCTTCTCGTCCGCGTCGGTGGTGAGCGGGTCCACGGTGATGGTGAACCGGCTGAGCAGCACCGTGACGGCCTCGGGGAACTTCATCTCCCCCAGCTGCTGCAGCGCCTTCTGCCGCGTGGACGGCTCCCCGTACTTCTGGGTCACCTTGGACTTGAGCTTGAGGGCTTTTTCGGGGCCCGAGCCGCCCGTGAGGAAATCAAAGAGACCCATAGGTACGTA
This DNA window, taken from Corallococcus coralloides DSM 2259, encodes the following:
- a CDS encoding HEAT repeat domain-containing protein; the encoded protein is MGLFDFLTGGSGPEKALKLKSKVTQKYGEPSTRQKALQQLGEMKFPEAVTVLLSRFTITVDPLTTDADEKEHTFELIKHFGQDAVAPVSAFLKTSDQATSWALRILQELLPEDALMGVITDTLQHLSTRYTRDPEKKVVLLHHVLGKQDPRVAPAVLPFLEDMSDDVKIAAINVLGPLKHEPAREPLLKLLTSEDTARRVQTVALAALAESGFGVQGYQEKVQAALVEPYSLDKDGRIQRRP